A region from the Solibacillus sp. FSL H8-0523 genome encodes:
- a CDS encoding ABC transporter ATP-binding protein, with amino-acid sequence MIEVKNIQHTFLIGKKGKEKHVPVLRNVSFDIAQGEIMAVVGKSGSGKSTLLQILAGFMKPEFGSVCVNGQETAAFTETESAAFRLKNFGFIFQNFQLMPSLTAFENIELPLKLQGLSPVIRKSRVEEIMARVGLVEVSDHFPNELSGGQQQRVSIARALVTKAPILLADEPTGSLDSETEQEILALIKQLNEEFNLTFIIITHDEEVAQIADNRYRMHDGELVKEGATYAI; translated from the coding sequence ATGATTGAAGTAAAAAATATACAGCATACGTTTTTAATCGGTAAAAAAGGTAAGGAAAAGCACGTACCGGTACTGCGTAATGTATCGTTTGATATTGCACAAGGTGAAATTATGGCGGTTGTCGGAAAAAGTGGTTCGGGTAAATCGACACTACTGCAAATTTTAGCCGGGTTTATGAAGCCAGAGTTCGGCTCGGTTTGTGTCAATGGACAGGAAACCGCGGCGTTTACGGAAACAGAGAGCGCAGCGTTTCGTTTGAAAAATTTCGGATTTATTTTTCAAAACTTTCAACTGATGCCCAGCTTAACGGCATTCGAAAACATTGAGCTACCGCTGAAATTACAAGGTCTAAGCCCGGTAATTCGTAAAAGTCGTGTTGAGGAAATTATGGCACGCGTTGGTTTAGTTGAGGTGAGTGACCACTTTCCAAATGAATTATCCGGTGGGCAGCAACAACGTGTGAGTATTGCGCGTGCACTTGTCACAAAGGCACCAATTTTACTTGCCGATGAGCCGACAGGGAGCTTGGACTCAGAAACCGAGCAAGAAATTTTAGCGCTGATTAAGCAGCTAAACGAGGAATTTAACTTAACGTTTATTATTATCACGCATGACGAGGAAGTCGCGCAAATTGCGGACAACCGTTACCGCATGCATGACGGGGAATTAGTGAAAGAAGGTGCAACATATGCGATTTAG
- a CDS encoding FtsX-like permease family protein: MRFSDQIDFVMQHIKKNKLRVFMTVLAATMGCAFLIVLASVGFGLQQSVEEDILSNDSVTKIEVQSSQAQFTAEEVAEIQAVEHVQTVLKITNVNAEAQSYFEDRETQSNLYVTNFNDLEKVADDLSSGTYPTAANEIIVGYHFAQTLLNDADLKAIEEKSKAAQANGDYYDGEDEGYKESLIGKEIEVAFRSYEDMSIETARQTFKIVGVLAKPAYEWAIDNKIYAADTVAPALEEMFVATFPNQQEEIFFDRFEIYAKSLEYVKPILEELRDKGYGVFSVTEQLEELNVFFLVLKAGLIFVGTIAVLIASIGIFNTMTMAVTERTREIGVLKAIGASPKLIQRLFLMESTFIGVVGTAIAVAISYAVSITSNALLPVILEATTGEESFNNIQFSAIPWQLVVIAAVISIGVAVISGVRPARKATKIEVMQALRQEA, from the coding sequence ATGCGATTTAGTGACCAAATTGATTTTGTCATGCAGCATATTAAGAAAAATAAATTACGCGTCTTTATGACCGTATTAGCCGCAACGATGGGCTGTGCTTTTTTAATCGTGCTCGCATCGGTAGGCTTCGGGTTACAGCAATCGGTGGAAGAGGATATTTTATCGAATGATAGCGTGACAAAAATTGAAGTACAAAGCAGTCAAGCGCAGTTTACGGCTGAAGAAGTGGCAGAAATTCAAGCGGTCGAGCATGTACAAACCGTGTTGAAAATAACAAACGTCAATGCAGAGGCACAGAGCTATTTTGAAGATCGTGAGACACAAAGCAATTTATATGTAACCAATTTTAACGATCTAGAAAAGGTGGCAGATGACCTATCATCGGGGACGTATCCAACAGCGGCAAATGAAATTATTGTAGGTTATCATTTCGCACAGACGCTACTAAACGATGCGGATTTAAAAGCGATTGAAGAAAAATCGAAGGCAGCACAAGCAAATGGCGATTATTATGATGGCGAGGACGAAGGCTATAAAGAATCGCTCATCGGCAAAGAAATAGAAGTGGCTTTCCGTTCTTATGAGGACATGTCTATAGAAACAGCGCGTCAAACGTTCAAGATTGTTGGCGTGTTAGCGAAGCCTGCGTATGAGTGGGCAATTGATAATAAAATTTACGCGGCAGATACAGTGGCCCCAGCGCTTGAGGAAATGTTCGTGGCAACATTCCCAAATCAGCAGGAAGAAATATTTTTTGACCGTTTTGAGATTTACGCAAAAAGTTTAGAATATGTAAAACCGATTTTAGAGGAATTACGTGATAAAGGCTACGGCGTGTTCTCGGTAACCGAACAGCTAGAAGAGTTAAATGTATTTTTCTTAGTGTTAAAAGCAGGGCTGATTTTTGTGGGAACGATTGCCGTGTTAATTGCGTCAATTGGGATTTTCAACACGATGACGATGGCGGTAACCGAGCGTACGCGTGAAATCGGCGTCTTAAAAGCAATTGGTGCGAGCCCGAAATTAATTCAGCGACTATTCTTAATGGAAAGTACGTTCATTGGGGTTGTGGGAACGGCGATTGCGGTTGCGATTTCCTATGCGGTGAGCATTACCTCAAATGCGCTGCTACCTGTTATATTAGAGGCAACGACGGGGGAAGAGAGCTTTAATAACATTCAGTTTTCAGCAATCCCTTGGCAGCTTGTTGTTATTGCGGCAGTCATTAGTATTGGTGTTGCAGTAATTTCAGGCGTGCGACCAGCACGTAAAGCGACGAAAATTGAAGTGATGCAGGCATTACGCCAAGAGGCATAA
- a CDS encoding biotin-dependent carboxyltransferase family protein produces MLNVIKPGVFSMIQDLGRTGYQAHGIIKSGAMDTVAYRLGNALLHQTNKPALEMTLIGGEFLFTKPTTIALTGGKMHAAVNGNVLKMNQAIALKANDRLTCGPITSGTRSYLCIAGGFSIEPILNSTSTYLKAGFGGFHGRALQTRDEIPYEPTMRRFKTTQIYTENFYEPRPIRILKGTEWHHFTALAQQYFLHQPYTISLEADRMGYRLDGEVPLETTDSVQLLSEAVTFGTIQVPSTGQPILLMADHQTTGGYKKIAQVIAADLPRLAQLGPKHTITFELVTLPQAEQAFIKLEQQVRLLETLLKH; encoded by the coding sequence ATGCTAAACGTTATAAAACCAGGCGTCTTTTCAATGATTCAAGATTTAGGGCGCACCGGCTACCAAGCACACGGCATTATCAAAAGCGGTGCGATGGATACAGTTGCCTATCGCCTTGGTAACGCATTACTTCATCAAACAAACAAACCCGCACTTGAAATGACGCTAATCGGCGGTGAGTTTCTTTTTACAAAGCCAACAACGATCGCACTGACAGGCGGAAAGATGCACGCAGCCGTAAACGGAAACGTCCTAAAGATGAATCAAGCCATTGCTCTAAAAGCGAATGACCGGCTCACATGCGGTCCTATCACCAGCGGGACACGCAGCTATTTATGCATTGCAGGTGGCTTTTCGATTGAACCAATTTTAAACAGCACGAGCACCTATCTAAAAGCGGGCTTTGGAGGATTTCATGGACGTGCGTTACAGACGCGCGATGAAATCCCTTATGAACCAACTATGCGCCGATTCAAAACAACGCAGATTTATACCGAAAACTTTTATGAACCGCGCCCCATTCGCATTTTAAAAGGAACCGAGTGGCATCACTTTACAGCACTCGCACAGCAGTATTTTTTACACCAACCTTACACTATTTCACTCGAAGCCGACCGCATGGGCTACCGCTTAGACGGCGAAGTCCCGCTTGAAACAACTGACTCAGTTCAGCTTTTATCGGAGGCGGTCACATTCGGTACAATCCAAGTCCCTTCAACTGGGCAGCCCATCCTATTAATGGCGGATCACCAAACAACAGGCGGCTACAAAAAAATTGCACAAGTCATTGCAGCTGATTTACCACGCCTCGCACAGCTTGGACCAAAGCACACCATTACCTTTGAACTCGTCACCTTACCGCAAGCCGAGCAAGCATTCATCAAGCTTGAACAGCAAGTACGCTTACTCGAGACTTTATTAAAACACTAA
- the pxpB gene encoding 5-oxoprolinase subunit PxpB produces the protein MPAIQFKQLSEQALFVEFGSSINEQTQQQIQHAVTILQQQPFPGLIEIVPSYTNFCVYYDPFSVFKHLPVADTIAKRVQNYIEQLLKNQLTPTNTTRRIIEIPVFYGGEYGPDLQEVADYNKLTIDEVIRIHTSRDYLVYMLGFAPGFPYLGGLDARLITPRRATPRLEIAAGSVGIGGEQTGIYPFATPGGWQIIGRTLTPLFSLHNNPPTLLQAGDLVRFVAVKEEGSC, from the coding sequence ATGCCCGCTATCCAATTTAAACAACTCAGCGAACAGGCACTTTTTGTCGAGTTCGGTTCCTCCATCAACGAACAAACCCAACAACAAATTCAACACGCCGTAACCATACTACAGCAACAGCCCTTTCCCGGACTCATTGAAATTGTGCCAAGCTATACGAATTTTTGCGTGTACTATGATCCATTTAGTGTGTTCAAGCACTTACCAGTAGCTGATACCATTGCGAAACGGGTTCAAAACTATATTGAACAGCTGTTAAAAAATCAGCTAACGCCCACTAACACAACACGCCGCATCATTGAAATCCCTGTGTTTTACGGCGGGGAATACGGTCCTGATTTACAAGAAGTGGCTGACTACAACAAGCTGACAATCGACGAAGTAATCCGAATCCACACCTCTCGTGATTATCTTGTGTATATGCTCGGCTTTGCGCCTGGTTTTCCGTACTTGGGCGGACTTGATGCACGCCTCATCACCCCGCGCCGCGCCACACCTCGCCTTGAGATTGCTGCCGGTTCAGTCGGCATTGGCGGTGAACAAACCGGTATTTACCCATTCGCTACACCAGGCGGCTGGCAAATTATCGGACGCACGCTGACGCCACTATTTTCACTTCACAACAACCCACCAACCTTATTACAAGCAGGCGATCTCGTACGCTTTGTAGCGGTAAAGGAGGAAGGTTCATGCTAA
- a CDS encoding 5-oxoprolinase subunit PxpA — protein sequence MVKVDINCDLGESFGRYRLGEQEEMLRYITSANIACGFHAGDPTVMRETVALAIKYGVQIGAHPGLPDLNGFGRREMSISTQEAYDLVVYQIGALQGFLTTKGVTMQHVKPHGALYNMAARNRELAEAIAQAVYDVSPELILFGLASSESTKAAERLGLQTVHEVFADRTYQASGALTARSEANALITDEAQAIAQIVEMVKEGTVTSVQQTKVALRADSICVHGDGVHAVAFARLARRELEEQGIQVQAFR from the coding sequence TTGGTGAAGGTCGATATCAATTGTGATTTAGGGGAAAGCTTTGGGCGTTACCGCTTAGGGGAACAGGAGGAAATGTTGCGCTATATTACGAGTGCCAATATTGCATGTGGCTTTCATGCAGGGGATCCCACGGTGATGCGTGAAACTGTGGCGCTTGCGATCAAGTACGGGGTACAAATCGGTGCACACCCAGGACTACCAGATTTAAATGGCTTTGGGCGTAGAGAAATGAGTATTTCTACACAAGAAGCATATGATTTGGTCGTCTATCAAATTGGGGCGCTACAAGGATTTCTAACAACAAAGGGTGTGACGATGCAGCATGTGAAACCACACGGCGCCTTGTATAATATGGCGGCAAGAAATCGCGAACTTGCGGAAGCCATTGCACAAGCGGTGTATGATGTATCACCTGAGTTGATTTTATTTGGTCTGGCGTCGAGTGAATCGACAAAAGCAGCAGAGCGACTTGGCTTACAAACGGTGCATGAGGTATTCGCGGATCGTACTTATCAGGCAAGCGGTGCATTAACGGCGCGCAGTGAAGCGAATGCACTTATTACCGATGAAGCACAGGCCATCGCGCAAATTGTGGAGATGGTAAAAGAAGGTACGGTGACATCGGTACAGCAAACGAAGGTCGCTTTAAGGGCGGATAGTATTTGTGTGCATGGTGACGGCGTACACGCAGTAGCATTTGCGAGGTTAGCGCGTCGTGAGCTAGAGGAGCAAGGGATTCAGGTGCAGGCGTTTAGATGA
- a CDS encoding serine hydrolase produces MQMVKEKINNLMKENELSGAFLYKEKSLVLEGCNGYANRAEQRLIQMNTRFGIASGCKLFTAIAICQLVEQGKLRFNTKLQDCLTIELPHFDQAITIHHLLTHTSGIPDYFDEEVMDDFEELWIAQPMYLMRNLSDFLPLFQNHPMKLAVGERFHYNNAGYILLGLIIEKISEMTFEDYVRQNVFQKANMQESGYFELDALPKNTALGYIDLEDGSWKSNIYSVPVKGGADGGAFTTVDDISRLWEALISYKLLNERMTQQLLTPYINMDEHYDRFYGYGVWIDKKNEVISKYHVMGYDPGVSFHSAYYPLQSSISVVCVNQSEGAFDIFKVLQESMIK; encoded by the coding sequence ATGCAAATGGTTAAAGAGAAAATCAACAACTTAATGAAAGAAAATGAATTATCAGGAGCATTCCTTTATAAGGAAAAGAGTTTAGTATTAGAGGGCTGCAACGGCTATGCGAACCGGGCAGAGCAGCGACTAATTCAAATGAATACGCGTTTTGGCATTGCATCAGGATGTAAATTGTTCACAGCCATTGCAATATGCCAACTCGTAGAACAGGGTAAATTAAGATTTAATACGAAGCTGCAAGATTGTCTAACGATTGAGTTGCCACATTTCGATCAAGCCATTACAATCCATCATTTATTAACGCACACATCTGGGATACCAGATTATTTTGATGAAGAAGTAATGGATGACTTTGAGGAATTATGGATTGCACAGCCAATGTATTTAATGCGTAACTTAAGTGATTTTTTACCACTATTCCAAAATCATCCGATGAAGCTAGCTGTCGGCGAAAGGTTTCATTATAATAATGCAGGCTATATATTGCTAGGTCTTATCATCGAGAAGATTAGCGAGATGACATTTGAAGACTATGTTAGACAAAATGTTTTTCAAAAAGCGAATATGCAGGAGAGTGGCTATTTCGAATTGGATGCCTTACCGAAAAATACAGCTTTAGGCTATATTGATTTGGAAGATGGTAGCTGGAAATCGAATATTTATTCCGTTCCGGTTAAAGGTGGAGCAGATGGTGGTGCTTTCACAACTGTCGATGACATAAGTCGTTTATGGGAGGCGTTAATAAGCTATAAGCTATTAAATGAGCGTATGACGCAGCAATTGCTAACACCATATATTAATATGGATGAGCATTATGATCGATTTTATGGGTATGGGGTTTGGATTGATAAAAAAAATGAAGTGATTTCAAAATATCACGTAATGGGATATGATCCAGGCGTTAGTTTTCACTCAGCCTATTATCCATTACAATCTAGTATTTCAGTCGTTTGTGTAAATCAGTCAGAAGGTGCATTTGATATTTTCAAAGTGCTTCAAGAAAGCATGATAAAGTAA
- a CDS encoding polysaccharide deacetylase family protein encodes MKTPYRKRHGLWIDLLLVGTIAVLGSIVIYLTVLSDDPIFPYEDELIAEATLSNISEEPSIFPGVRIVTDISNDEKMPFAIQYPLTEYEAFNETILTYINEAKDYYTGIMRLQQSSHDLTGELNISLETYEYNHYYSFVLTNKTFLNPDEQETTVTTFLIDYKTGELFDIRTLLNEDLTSLETFATHIQSEIAKNPAYTDHLLQEELALATQPEWDLFKRFALKEESLVVYFNEGEIATAKAGIPTVEMSLSFLNPLLASNFQIAMEAEETIVPKQNTDPTKKRVALTFDDGPHPEVTKQILALLNKYNAKATFFMLGSRVQYYPGLARAIRDAGHEIGNHTWTHSVLTKMSAAAIQKEFESTEQAILKATGQNSTVFRPPYGASNDSVRALIPRTSVNWTIDTLDWKHRDPQQLLPMVKKAMHNNAIVLMHDIHQSTADGLEPVLKYLQSEGYEFVTISEVLQHH; translated from the coding sequence ATGAAAACTCCTTACCGTAAACGACATGGATTGTGGATTGATTTACTGCTTGTCGGGACGATTGCTGTCTTAGGCTCAATCGTTATTTATTTAACCGTTTTAAGTGATGACCCCATTTTCCCATATGAAGACGAGCTGATTGCCGAAGCGACGCTGTCTAACATTTCCGAGGAACCATCGATTTTCCCCGGTGTGCGCATCGTCACCGATATTTCCAATGACGAAAAAATGCCCTTTGCCATCCAATACCCATTGACGGAATATGAGGCATTTAACGAGACAATTTTAACGTATATTAACGAAGCAAAAGATTATTACACCGGCATAATGCGCCTGCAGCAAAGCAGCCATGACCTAACAGGCGAGCTCAACATCAGTCTCGAAACGTACGAATACAATCATTATTATTCGTTTGTCTTAACAAACAAAACATTTTTAAATCCGGACGAACAAGAAACAACCGTGACCACCTTTTTAATCGATTATAAAACGGGGGAGCTGTTTGATATTCGCACACTACTTAACGAAGATTTAACAAGTCTTGAAACATTTGCGACGCATATTCAATCCGAAATCGCGAAAAATCCAGCGTATACGGATCATCTTTTACAAGAGGAATTAGCGCTTGCCACACAACCCGAATGGGACTTATTTAAACGTTTTGCGTTAAAGGAAGAGTCGCTTGTTGTGTACTTCAATGAAGGTGAAATTGCCACAGCAAAAGCGGGAATTCCTACAGTTGAAATGTCATTATCCTTCTTAAATCCACTGCTCGCATCAAACTTCCAAATCGCGATGGAGGCAGAGGAAACGATTGTACCAAAGCAAAATACGGACCCAACAAAAAAACGGGTTGCGTTAACATTTGATGACGGGCCGCACCCAGAAGTGACGAAACAAATTTTAGCACTATTAAATAAGTATAACGCCAAGGCTACATTCTTTATGCTTGGGAGCCGTGTACAATATTATCCGGGCTTAGCACGTGCAATACGCGATGCTGGTCACGAAATTGGCAACCATACATGGACACACTCGGTCTTAACAAAAATGTCTGCTGCTGCGATTCAAAAGGAATTCGAATCCACTGAACAGGCGATTTTAAAGGCAACCGGCCAAAACTCTACCGTGTTCCGCCCGCCATACGGGGCTAGCAATGATTCCGTGCGCGCACTCATTCCGCGCACATCGGTCAACTGGACGATTGATACGCTCGACTGGAAGCATCGTGATCCACAGCAGCTGCTACCAATGGTAAAAAAGGCCATGCATAACAACGCGATTGTGTTAATGCACGACATTCACCAATCGACCGCTGATGGACTGGAGCCTGTACTGAAATACTTACAAAGCGAAGGCTATGAGTTTGTGACGATTTCTGAAGTGTTACAGCATCACTAA
- a CDS encoding threonine/serine exporter family protein, protein MNVEHNEMAIDCFLLAGRIMMESGAETYRVEDTMLRMARSQDMMDAQSYVTPTGIIFSLGKTQPTRITSISTRITDLHRIVLVNEISRKLTSQIITLQQAYDELKKIETTNYFLPILIQVLAASIASSCFLLMFKGMIPDIPAAFVAGGLGLYIVTVIHQITRVKFFSEFLAAVAVGVVASMAVHFGFGTQVDKIIIGSVMPLVPGLLITNAVRDLMAGHFTAGMAKGAEAFLTAFAIGSGIALVLSL, encoded by the coding sequence ATGAATGTTGAACATAATGAAATGGCGATCGACTGTTTTTTGTTAGCGGGTCGTATCATGATGGAAAGTGGCGCTGAAACGTATCGTGTTGAAGATACGATGCTACGGATGGCACGTTCTCAAGATATGATGGACGCACAGAGTTATGTCACGCCAACGGGAATTATTTTTTCACTTGGTAAAACGCAGCCTACACGAATTACATCGATCTCAACAAGAATTACAGATTTACACAGAATTGTTCTTGTTAACGAGATTTCCAGAAAACTTACATCTCAAATCATAACATTACAACAAGCATATGACGAGTTAAAGAAAATCGAAACAACGAATTACTTTTTACCAATTCTCATTCAAGTATTGGCAGCAAGTATTGCGAGTAGTTGCTTTTTACTGATGTTTAAAGGCATGATTCCTGATATACCGGCAGCTTTTGTTGCAGGGGGATTAGGGCTGTATATTGTCACGGTCATTCACCAAATTACACGTGTTAAATTTTTCTCGGAATTTTTAGCAGCAGTGGCTGTTGGGGTAGTGGCATCAATGGCGGTGCACTTTGGATTTGGAACACAAGTTGATAAAATTATCATCGGCTCAGTGATGCCACTTGTACCGGGCTTACTGATTACGAATGCGGTACGTGATTTAATGGCCGGGCATTTTACAGCCGGTATGGCAAAGGGTGCGGAAGCCTTTTTAACGGCATTTGCAATAGGTTCAGGGATTGCACTTGTTCTATCCTTGTAA
- a CDS encoding threonine/serine exporter family protein → MIDSLWFQLIISFFATACFGVIFNAPTKAIPACGFVGAIGWGIYYLMADYGLDEVRASFIGAFIVSLVAHYAARKFRMPMIVFSVSGIIPLVPGGIAYNTMRNIMELDYIMGLQNGMRAFMISGAIAMGLVFAEVIMQMILRMMHEGKTSIQSFMKVKKRSSKAKE, encoded by the coding sequence ATGATCGATAGCTTATGGTTTCAACTCATCATTAGTTTTTTTGCGACAGCCTGTTTTGGTGTCATTTTTAATGCGCCAACAAAGGCTATTCCCGCGTGTGGATTCGTTGGAGCGATTGGCTGGGGCATTTATTATTTAATGGCGGATTACGGTTTAGATGAAGTGCGCGCGTCATTTATTGGTGCTTTTATCGTGTCACTTGTGGCACATTATGCGGCACGTAAATTCCGTATGCCAATGATTGTGTTTAGTGTATCGGGCATTATTCCACTCGTACCGGGGGGCATTGCCTATAATACGATGCGTAACATTATGGAGCTCGATTATATTATGGGTCTACAAAACGGCATGCGTGCTTTTATGATTTCAGGTGCAATTGCGATGGGATTAGTATTTGCGGAAGTGATTATGCAAATGATTCTACGTATGATGCATGAAGGAAAAACATCGATTCAATCGTTTATGAAAGTGAAAAAAAGAAGCTCGAAAGCAAAGGAATAA
- a CDS encoding EAL domain-containing protein, producing the protein MTKEQIYSTDIEPLLVTPFPSFILLPTGTIAKGNLDHFDYSTLDMERLNKQPIAHTLFSEIGNDTIESILSSTVPQYLQDVAITTKQQTTTLVTLYTKPTTFEGTEAIYVLCIPNDDIRSLNAEQQQLTDLKNGIHQSFMTVTLDSDGFIIQTNQQFLRTSHWTPKRVIGKTFWQLFPISSDSEKVTQTIWKTLQNGHIWQGDVQKITKDEQLYWVHLTAIPLFGTTPERNQYVLIERDITKDKTVQFQLEKIAYIDPETGMINVHRLAQVITSMIEEQRHFSFVYLSIDKFYTIKDLHDDLAGTSLVMEFTKRMKMYFQDSTMARINENEFVVITPLPEWFTQGFLTYLQQNPIYNGNVAVPLSLSGGITRFPEDQTTFSQLMKASLATITSVREAGGDSILSLSKSSHAALNRKSVVEKRLLLALDQKNLHVLYQPQLDVKTGKITAVEALVRWDDEEIGTVSPDELIPIAEETGLINNIGSFMLERACEQAVAWKNAGHQIKVSINSSVREFRDKNMAKSILETLDRTGCPADLLQIEITEKFALEAEAETGIIKQMRILENEGILFSLDDFGTGYGSFRYMQLLPISTVKIDQTFIRALKSEKTQQLVNGMVQLGKSMNLTVVAEGVETKDQQELLTKFGCDVVQGYFISKPVTNDEITSQI; encoded by the coding sequence ATGACAAAAGAGCAAATCTATTCAACGGATATTGAGCCATTGCTAGTTACTCCTTTCCCTTCTTTTATTCTTTTACCTACTGGAACAATCGCCAAAGGGAACTTAGACCATTTTGACTATTCAACACTAGATATGGAGCGACTAAACAAGCAGCCCATCGCGCACACGCTCTTTTCAGAAATCGGGAATGATACAATCGAATCGATTTTATCGAGTACAGTACCACAGTATTTACAAGATGTTGCGATTACGACAAAGCAGCAAACAACGACACTTGTTACCCTTTACACAAAACCAACAACCTTTGAAGGTACAGAGGCTATCTACGTTTTATGTATTCCAAACGACGACATCCGTTCATTAAATGCCGAGCAACAACAGTTAACGGATTTAAAGAATGGAATTCATCAATCATTTATGACCGTGACACTGGATTCAGACGGCTTTATCATTCAAACGAACCAACAGTTTTTAAGAACGAGTCACTGGACACCAAAGCGCGTCATCGGCAAAACGTTTTGGCAACTTTTTCCGATTTCTAGCGATTCTGAGAAGGTTACTCAAACCATTTGGAAAACTTTACAAAACGGGCATATTTGGCAAGGTGACGTACAAAAAATTACAAAAGATGAGCAGCTTTACTGGGTACACTTAACAGCGATTCCGCTTTTCGGCACAACACCTGAGCGCAACCAATACGTATTAATCGAGCGTGATATTACGAAGGATAAAACCGTCCAATTTCAGCTTGAAAAAATCGCCTATATCGACCCAGAAACCGGCATGATTAATGTGCACCGCTTGGCACAGGTCATTACGTCAATGATCGAAGAACAGCGCCATTTTTCATTCGTCTATTTAAGCATCGACAAGTTTTATACAATTAAAGACTTACACGATGATTTAGCTGGCACATCGCTTGTCATGGAATTTACAAAACGTATGAAAATGTACTTCCAAGACAGCACGATGGCACGTATTAACGAAAATGAATTCGTTGTCATTACGCCATTACCTGAATGGTTTACGCAAGGTTTCTTAACGTATTTACAGCAAAATCCGATTTACAACGGCAATGTTGCTGTACCGTTATCATTAAGTGGTGGGATCACACGCTTCCCTGAAGACCAAACAACGTTCTCACAATTAATGAAGGCTTCCCTTGCAACGATCACTTCTGTTCGTGAAGCAGGTGGCGATAGCATTCTTTCTTTATCAAAGTCATCACATGCTGCCTTAAATCGTAAATCAGTTGTTGAAAAACGCTTACTGCTTGCATTAGATCAAAAGAATTTACATGTTCTTTATCAGCCACAGCTCGATGTTAAAACAGGTAAAATTACTGCGGTAGAGGCACTTGTACGTTGGGACGATGAGGAAATTGGTACCGTTTCACCTGACGAACTCATTCCAATTGCAGAGGAAACAGGCTTAATCAACAACATCGGTTCGTTCATGCTTGAACGCGCATGTGAACAAGCCGTTGCCTGGAAAAATGCCGGCCATCAAATAAAAGTAAGCATCAACTCATCGGTTCGTGAGTTCCGTGACAAAAATATGGCAAAATCGATTTTAGAAACGCTCGACCGCACAGGCTGCCCAGCGGACTTACTACAAATCGAGATTACCGAGAAATTTGCCCTTGAAGCGGAAGCCGAAACAGGCATCATTAAGCAAATGCGCATCTTAGAAAACGAAGGGATCCTCTTCTCGCTAGACGATTTCGGAACAGGCTATGGTTCATTCCGTTACATGCAGCTCCTACCAATCTCTACTGTGAAAATTGACCAAACGTTTATACGCGCACTAAAATCCGAAAAAACGCAGCAGCTTGTGAACGGTATGGTGCAGTTAGGCAAATCCATGAACCTCACTGTCGTGGCAGAAGGTGTGGAAACAAAAGACCAACAAGAGCTCCTAACAAAATTCGGCTGCGATGTGGTACAAGGTTACTTCATTAGTAAACCTGTAACAAACGACGAAATTACAAGCCAAATTTAA